One stretch of Methanobacterium sp. DNA includes these proteins:
- a CDS encoding flavin reductase family protein has product MVFEEIKNENAYRILAPRPTIIVTTVDSNGKVNAAPFSFTMPVSINPPLIAFASVNTHHTYKNIEETGEFVANIPNENILKELWITGEGFPRDVNEIEKAGLTQISSRKVSPPKIGECIASIECKVHWIKKAGDHDIIVGEVLHTEVLKNAIKEGLLDVENIKPVLHLGGINFVVGDHLKKVE; this is encoded by the coding sequence ATGGTTTTTGAAGAAATAAAAAATGAAAATGCATACCGGATACTGGCTCCCCGCCCCACAATTATTGTAACCACCGTAGATAGTAATGGAAAAGTTAATGCCGCTCCTTTTTCTTTTACAATGCCTGTTTCGATTAATCCGCCTTTAATAGCTTTTGCATCAGTTAATACACACCACACCTACAAAAATATTGAAGAAACCGGCGAATTTGTGGCTAATATTCCTAATGAAAATATACTGAAAGAATTGTGGATAACGGGAGAGGGGTTTCCAAGGGATGTAAACGAAATTGAAAAAGCAGGTTTAACTCAGATATCTTCCCGGAAAGTCTCACCACCAAAAATAGGTGAGTGCATTGCATCCATTGAATGCAAAGTTCACTGGATTAAAAAGGCAGGGGATCACGACATAATAGTAGGGGAAGTATTGCATACTGAAGTTTTGAAAAATGCTATTAAAGAAGGTCTTCTTGATGTAGAAAACATAAAACCAGTTCTACATTTAGGAGGCATAAATTTTGTTGTTGGAGATCATTTAAAAAAAGTTGAATAA